One genomic window of Cheilinus undulatus linkage group 7, ASM1832078v1, whole genome shotgun sequence includes the following:
- the LOC121511758 gene encoding dual specificity protein phosphatase 22-B-like, producing the protein MGNGINKVLPDLYLGNLKDARDRELLAKHNITHILSIHDTAAPILEDMTYLCISAADHSKQNLIQFFRDSIMFIHESRLKGEGCLVHCVAGVSRSVTLVVAYIMTVTGRGWVDSLAAVRAARPCAGPNLGFLRQLEEFENTELTDYRAWWKDRYGKTSFNDDEEVKNLLTKKSENSVTTNSITPPLSTRST; encoded by the exons atgggtaatGGAATAAACAAG GTCCTGCCTGATCTGTATCTTGGAAATCTCAAAG ATGCACGAGACAGGGAGCTGCTGGCAAAGCACAACATCACTCACATCCTGTCCATCCATGACACGGCTGCACCTATCCTGGAG GACATGACGTATCTGTGTATATCTGCTGCTGACCACTCCAAGCAAAACCT GATTCAGTTCTTCAGAGATAGCATCATGTTCATTCACGAGTCCCGCCTGAAAGGAGAGGGCTGTCTCGTCCACTG TGTTGCAGGCGTGTCCCGCAGTGTGACTCTGGTGGTGGCTTACATTATGACGGTGACAGGGCGGGGCTGGGTGGACTCCCTGGCGGCGGTGAGGGCGGCTCGGCCATGTGCGGGACCAAACCTGGGCTTCCTGCGTCAGCTGGAGGAGTTTGAAAACACAGAACTGACAGAC TACCGAGCCTGGTGGAAGGATCGATACGGGAAGACCTCGTTCAACGATGACGAGGAGGTGAAAAACCTTCTGACAAAGAAATCTGAAAACAGCGTAACGACAAACAGCATCACGCCTCCACTGAGCACAAGAAGCacctga